A part of Bacteroidales bacterium genomic DNA contains:
- a CDS encoding prephenate dehydrogenase/arogenate dehydrogenase family protein, producing MKILVLGAGNMGAWFVESLCLEHEVGVFDINKKKLRYFFHAHRFITYEEIREFDPELLINAV from the coding sequence ATGAAAATACTTGTTCTCGGTGCCGGCAATATGGGTGCATGGTTTGTAGAATCCCTGTGTCTGGAGCACGAAGTCGGCGTTTTTGATATCAACAAGAAAAAGCTAAGGTACTTTTTCCACGCACACCGGTTTATCACTTATGAAGAAATCCGGGAATTCGATCCCGAGCTGTTGATCAACGCGGTAA
- a CDS encoding bifunctional 3-deoxy-7-phosphoheptulonate synthase/chorismate mutase type II, which produces MAEKLNLEPFTLPGLNTERPLVISGPCSAETEEQVLDTAKKLAKNGVQIFRAGIWKPRTRPSGFEGHGSKALKWLQKAKEETGMYMATEVANVKHVYEALKYGVDILWIGARTSANPFAVQEIADALKGVDIPIMVKNPINPDVNLWLGAIERINHAGITKLAAIHRGFSSYESSIYRNPPQWEIPIELKRKAPELPIITDPSHICGNWENLFDISQKAMDLNFEGLIIESHHNPEEAWSDAKQQITPEELKSMLDKLVLRNEELNKDQQATIEELRVQIDKYDDMVLDIFEKRMKVAEQIGRYKKENDITILQTKRWDEILNKRIKQGEMKNLSPHFITKIFRAIHQESISHQEKIMSQVEKEMQERKNA; this is translated from the coding sequence ATGGCAGAAAAACTGAATTTAGAGCCTTTTACTTTACCAGGCTTGAATACGGAGCGACCCCTGGTCATTTCCGGACCTTGCAGTGCCGAAACCGAAGAGCAGGTATTGGACACAGCAAAAAAACTTGCTAAAAACGGAGTTCAAATCTTTCGTGCAGGGATATGGAAACCTCGTACAAGACCGTCGGGCTTCGAAGGCCACGGTTCAAAAGCCCTGAAGTGGCTGCAGAAAGCCAAGGAGGAAACCGGTATGTATATGGCTACGGAAGTAGCCAATGTAAAACACGTATATGAAGCCCTGAAATACGGGGTGGACATTTTATGGATAGGAGCGCGGACTTCAGCCAACCCTTTTGCGGTACAGGAAATAGCCGATGCCCTCAAGGGAGTGGATATTCCCATCATGGTTAAAAACCCGATCAACCCGGATGTTAACCTGTGGCTTGGTGCCATCGAACGCATCAACCATGCCGGAATTACCAAGCTGGCAGCCATTCACAGGGGTTTCTCGAGCTATGAAAGTTCCATCTACAGAAATCCACCGCAATGGGAAATACCTATTGAATTGAAGCGAAAGGCACCCGAGCTTCCCATTATAACAGATCCCAGCCATATCTGCGGTAATTGGGAGAATCTGTTTGATATCTCACAGAAAGCCATGGACCTCAATTTCGAAGGGCTGATCATTGAATCGCACCACAATCCTGAAGAAGCCTGGAGCGATGCCAAACAGCAGATCACTCCCGAAGAGCTGAAATCCATGCTGGACAAGCTTGTGCTCAGAAACGAAGAACTGAATAAGGATCAGCAGGCCACCATCGAGGAACTCCGTGTACAGATAGACAAATATGACGACATGGTTCTGGATATCTTTGAAAAACGGATGAAAGTAGCTGAACAAATCGGGCGGTACAAAAAGGAAAACGACATCACCATCCTGCAGACCAAACGCTGGGATGAAATTCTGAACAAACGCATCAAGCAGGGTGAGATGAAGAACCTTTCCCCCCATTTCATTACGAAAATCTTCAGGGCCATTCACCAGGAGTCCATTAGCCATCAGGAAAAGATCATGAGCCAGGTGGAAAAGGAGATGCAGGAAAGAAAGAATGCATGA
- a CDS encoding aminotransferase class I/II-fold pyridoxal phosphate-dependent enzyme, with amino-acid sequence MIIDPADRLHTVKEYYFSKKLKEIARMRADGKPVLNLGIGSPDRPPSEEVIQTLQREAEKDHAHGYKGYVGLPELRNAFSEWYKRYYNVILDPDKEILPLIGSKEGILYISMAFLNPGDGVLIPDPGYPTYQAVSQLMQADILTYDLDEQNNWAPDFEKLEQRDLSNVKLMWVNYPNMPTGATASADLFAKLVEFGRKHHILICNDNPYSFILNENPRSILEADGAKEVAIELNSLSKSHNMAGWRVGMLGGKDEYIQTVQKVNSNVHSGMFYAVQQAAVTALQLPDEWYRELNSMYQKRRTIVREIFDLLNCNYSKDATGLFVWAKIPDEAEDAETLSEEILHQANVFITPGFIFGENGKRYLRISLCSNENDLQEAKSRIHQTIN; translated from the coding sequence ATGATTATCGATCCGGCAGACCGATTGCACACTGTTAAAGAATACTATTTCTCCAAAAAGCTTAAGGAGATCGCCCGGATGCGCGCAGATGGCAAGCCGGTGCTGAATCTCGGCATCGGAAGCCCCGACCGGCCACCCTCAGAAGAAGTGATTCAAACCCTTCAACGGGAAGCAGAAAAGGATCATGCACATGGATACAAGGGGTATGTCGGCTTACCGGAGCTCCGCAATGCTTTTTCGGAATGGTATAAACGGTATTATAACGTAATACTCGATCCGGACAAAGAAATCTTACCGCTGATCGGCTCCAAGGAAGGAATCCTATACATCTCCATGGCTTTCCTCAACCCTGGTGACGGAGTACTGATCCCGGACCCCGGATATCCTACCTACCAGGCCGTGTCCCAACTTATGCAGGCCGATATTCTGACCTATGATCTGGATGAGCAAAACAACTGGGCGCCCGACTTTGAAAAACTGGAACAAAGGGATCTCAGCAATGTCAAGCTGATGTGGGTCAATTATCCCAACATGCCAACAGGAGCAACGGCTTCAGCGGATTTGTTCGCCAAACTGGTTGAATTTGGCCGCAAACATCATATTCTGATATGTAACGACAATCCCTACAGCTTCATCCTGAATGAAAACCCCCGAAGCATCCTGGAAGCAGACGGTGCAAAGGAGGTGGCCATTGAGCTCAATTCGCTTAGCAAATCCCACAATATGGCCGGCTGGCGTGTAGGTATGCTTGGCGGCAAAGATGAATACATTCAAACCGTGCAAAAAGTGAACTCGAATGTGCATTCAGGAATGTTTTACGCGGTACAGCAGGCTGCCGTTACAGCCTTGCAGCTACCGGATGAATGGTACCGGGAGCTGAACAGCATGTATCAAAAGCGACGTACCATCGTCCGGGAGATCTTTGATCTGTTAAACTGCAACTATTCCAAAGATGCCACCGGACTGTTCGTATGGGCCAAAATACCTGATGAGGCAGAAGATGCGGAAACATTATCTGAAGAAATACTGCACCAGGCCAATGTGTTCATCACACCAGGCTTTATTTTCGGGGAAAACGGCAAAAGATACCTGCGCATTTCTCTGTGCAGCAATGAAAACGATTTACAGGAAGCAAAATCACGAATTCATCAAACGATAAACTAA
- a CDS encoding prephenate dehydratase: MKQVTTKPLRVAIQGGYGAFHEIAALHYFEKDNVDIVPGQTFSQLLKNLANQHADYGIMAIENMVAGSIIPNYKLLKDSNMKIIGEIYLRIKQNLVALPGQTIDDIKEVYSHSMALLQCQDFFEQHPNIRYIESPDTALSAKHIRDNELKGVGAISSEQAAVRYDLEVIKAGIESNKKNYTRFLILKDRNGDDEEEKNVNKSSLTFALAHKIGSLSKVLSIFSFHHINLSKIQSLPIIGKDWEYQFYVDVEFDDYESYQQALSAVTPFTSGLEILGEYKRGKSIM; encoded by the coding sequence ATGAAACAGGTGACTACAAAACCATTACGGGTGGCCATTCAGGGTGGTTACGGAGCTTTCCACGAAATTGCCGCATTGCATTACTTTGAAAAGGACAATGTCGATATAGTACCGGGTCAAACTTTCAGCCAGTTGCTTAAGAATCTGGCGAATCAGCATGCAGACTATGGCATCATGGCCATCGAAAATATGGTGGCAGGCAGCATCATACCCAACTATAAGCTTCTTAAAGATTCCAATATGAAAATAATCGGTGAGATCTACCTGCGTATTAAGCAAAATCTGGTAGCACTACCCGGTCAGACGATCGATGACATCAAAGAAGTCTACTCCCATTCCATGGCGCTGCTACAATGCCAGGATTTCTTCGAACAGCATCCGAACATCCGTTATATTGAAAGCCCTGATACAGCATTAAGCGCCAAACATATTAGAGACAATGAATTAAAAGGTGTTGGTGCCATATCCAGTGAACAGGCAGCAGTACGATATGACCTTGAGGTTATCAAAGCGGGTATAGAAAGCAATAAGAAGAACTATACCCGCTTTTTAATTTTAAAGGACCGCAACGGAGATGATGAGGAAGAAAAAAATGTCAACAAATCTTCCCTGACCTTTGCCCTGGCCCATAAAATCGGCAGCCTGTCAAAAGTATTGTCCATCTTCTCGTTCCATCACATCAATCTTTCTAAGATCCAATCGTTGCCTATTATTGGCAAGGATTGGGAATACCAGTTTTATGTGGATGTGGAATTCGACGATTACGAAAGTTATCAGCAGGCCCTGAGCGCTGTTACGCCGTTTACAAGCGGACTGGAAATTCTGGGAGAATACAAACGCGGAAAATCCATCATGTAA